The Gammaproteobacteria bacterium genome segment ACATCTGACATGGCCGATCTCCTGGATTCGTCATTCCACATTACGAATCGTATCGACCAATAAGACCATTTCTGATGCGGTATCTTTTAACTGCTGAGAACGCCATCACAACAACCAGACACCACCACACCATACCACCGGCATAAAAAACTAGACTGAATATAAAGCGCCCGCCCAATGGGGCTAGCATCCCCCCATTCAGCACTGAAATGCTTTGCAATCAATTTTTATCTCTGACCAACTCCGCATACACATCGGTAAACGCCGCAATCGCCTTATCCAAATCCTGTCGGGTATGCGCTGCTGAAATCTGGGTACGAATACGCGCCTTGCCTTGCGGCACCACCGGATAGAAAAATCCAACCGCATAAATGCCGCGCTCCAATAATTTTTGTGACATTTTCTGCGCCAGCACGGCATCGCCCAACATCACCGGCACGATGGGATGCTCGCCATCAGCAATGATGAAACCCGCCTTGCGCATGCCGCTGCGAAAATATCGGGTGTTATCAAACAAGCGATCACGCAACTCCGTGGAATGCGACAGCATCTCCAGCACTTTCAGCGATGCCGCACAAATCGCGGGCGCCAGTGTATTTGAAAACAAATACGGTCGCGAACGCTGGCGCAGCATATCGATAATTTCCCGTCGACCAGAAGTGTAGCCTCCAGAGCCACCACCCAGTGCCTTGCCAAACGTGCCGGTAATGATGTCAACACGATCCATCACGTTGTGATGCTCATGTACCCCACGACCGGTCTTGCCCATAAACCCCACGGCATGACAATCATCGTGATGCACCATGGCGTCGTAGTGATCCGCCAGATCGCAGATTTTATCCAGCTGCGCAACCGTGCCATCCATGGAGAACACGCCATCGGTGGTAATTAAAATTCGCCGCGCACCGTTGCTTTTGGCTTCCTTGAGCTTACTTTCCAGATCAGCCATGTCGTTATTTTTGTAACGGTAGCGTGCCGCCTTGCACAGCCGCACGCCATCAATAATCGAGGCATGATTCAGCTCGTCGGAAATCACCGCATCCTGTTCATTCAAAATGGTTTCAAACAAGCCGGTGTTTGCATCAAAGCAGGCAGCGTAGAGAATCGTGTCTTCCATGCCGAGAAACTTGCTGACTTCCGCTTCCAGTTTTTTGTGTATCGCTTGCGTACCGCAAATAAACCGCACCGAAGCCAGACCAAAACCCCAGTCATCATAACTTTCCTTCGCTGCGGCGATCACCTCCGGATGATTGGCCAACCCCAAATAATTATTGGCGCACATATTGACGACCTCTGCGCCAGAGGCCAGCGAAATATCATTGGCCTGTGGCGAGGCAATCACTCGCTCATTTTTCCACAATCCGGCTTTTTTTATATCTTCCAGATCCTGTGCCAAACTCTGCTTCGCGGTTTTGTAGCTCATATCATCCCTTTCGTTTAGTCCGCCCAGCTCAGCACCACTTTACCGGATTGACCGGAACGCATCACATCAAATCCCTGCTGGAAATCGGTGTAGTGGAAACGATGCGTAATCATTTTGTCCAACGGCAAGCCCGTCTGCACCAACATCATGCCCTTGTACCAGGTTTCAAAAATTTCGCGGCCGTAAATGCCTTTGATGAATAATCCTTTGAATACCACATCCGTCCAATTGATACCGGTATCGTTGGGCATGATGCCCAGCATCGCAATGCGTCCACCGTTGATCATGCGATCCAGCATGGTGCGAAATGCCTGCGGCGAACCGGACATTTCCAGCCCCACATCAAAGCCTTCTACAATGCCCAGGCTATGCATGAAATCTGCGCTCACCTGCTGCTGCGCAACATTCACCGCCGTAATACGCGGCACCATTTGTTTGGCCAAACCAAGACGAAAATCATTGATGTCGGTAATTACAATTTTGTGTGCGCCCACGTGATCGGCCACCATCGCCGCCATAATACCGATGGGGCCTGCGCCGGTAATCAGTACGTCCTCACCCACCATATCAAACGACAGCGCAGTGTGTACCGCATTGCCGTAGGGATCAAAACACGCCAACACTTCGGCAGGCAATTTGAACGCGGGGCGAAAAACATTTTTGGCAGGTATGGCTACGTACTCGGCAAAACTGCCGGTGCGATTCACCCCAACGCCAACGGTGTGCGGACACAAATGCCGGCGACCCGCCAAACAGTTGCGGCAACGTTCGCAGACAATATGCCCCTCGCCGGAGACCAGATCGCCCACGTTCAAGCCCGTCACGTTGGCTCCCATGTCGACAATCACGCCCGCAAATTCATGCCCCACCGTCATGGGCACCTTGATGGTTTTCTGCGCCCAGGCGTCCCAGTTATAAATGTGCACATCGGTGCCGCAAATGGCGGTGCGCTGCACCTTGATCAGTACATCGTTATTGCCCACCACAGGAAGTGGCACATCCTCCAGCCAAATCCCTTCGCTGGCGTGCTTTTTCACTAGCGCTTTCATGGTATTCATCCTGCACCTCACTCTGCCCAATGTCTCTTGGCTGCCAAAAGCATTCCGGTTTTGCCTCCCATAGCGGATCATTGGGCAATGCCATACAGTTTTTTTAAGTCCTGGGTGCCGCTGTCGATACCATCGATATCAATCAATTCGCCGGAGCCGTTTGGCTATGACCACCACCGATTCATCCCCCTCTGCCGACAAAATGGAATCCATGCTCAACGGCATTAAAATTCCACCTCAGCCCAAGGTGTTAAGCGAATTGCGCGAACAAGCCGGCAAAGGCTTTCCCAACATGCAGTTGGTGGCACAAATCATCAGCCGCGATGTCAGCCTGTCTGCGAGCGTAATCAAAATCATCAACAGCCCGTTCTATGGGCTCAATCAGCGCGTCAGCTCCATTCAGCAAGCTGTCATGCTGCTGGGAGCCGACAAACTAATGGGATTGGCCACCGCCGCCGCGTTGCGCCAGACCATCAAGGGCAAGGGTAGCATTTCCATTGAAAAATTCTGGGAACGCGCCGCCGATATTGCCAATTTGTGCATGGGCCTGGCGCGCAGTTGTCACTACAGCAAACTGGATGAGTTTTATGCCCTGGGATTATTTCATGACAGCGGCGTTGCCATGCTCGCCCAGCACTTCCCCAACTACAAGGAAATCCAGGCCGAAGCCAACACCACCCGTGAATCCATCACCGATGTGGAAGACAAACACTACCAAACCGATCATGCCACCATCGGCTACTTTTTGAGTAAGTCCTGGTATTTGCCCGATGCAGTTGCTCACACCATTCGCGACCATCACGATCTGGATCATCTGCTGCTGCCCGGCGCCGAAAACGACGAGCGCAACGGCATGATGTGCATCCTGCGCATGGCGACCAATATTCACTACTCCGCCAACCGCGTCAGCAGCGAACCGGATTGGGACATCATTGGTTCACAGATTTTGGGCTACATGCAAATCCAGGAAGAAGAATACGAAGATATGATTTTGGACATGACTGACAAACTAGCCGCATCACGTTAAAAAATCAGACACCCACAAAAAAACCGCCAGTCGGCGGTTTTTTTATTTCATGCATAACGTGATTATTTTTTATCGGGGTCGTGCTCTACCACATCCACGCTGTATTTCATCAACGCATCGCGATCCACCGATTTGTTATCCACTTTCAAATACGCGATCTGATCTTCGGGAATCACCACCGCCTCGGCCACACCGGGGATCTTGGTGAATTCAATCACCAACTGGTGGGCGCGCTCTTCATCCACTGGGCCAACACGTACCATGAAGCTGCCCAGATATCGTGGACTGCGCATGGTCGCAGCCAGACTCAGCCACAGCATCAACATCAAGGTGGCAAAAATAAATACGGACTCCACCCCGAAATGACCAAACAGCGTACCGCCCATGACGCCGCCACAGAATGCGCCCAAAAATTGCGAGGTCGAATAAACGCCCATCGCTGTACCCTTGATGTGCGATGGCGCCACTTTGACAATCAGCGAAGGCAGAATCGCTTCCAGCACATTAAACGCGACAAAGAACAACACCAGTGCCGCCAGCAAAAACACCATGGAATGCAACTCAGTAACCAACAGCACTTCGGCCAACACCATGGTTCCAATCGCACCGGCGAACACCTGTTTGATGCGGCGCTTGCCTTCGGCCACAATCACAAACGGCACCATGCCGATAAATGCCACCAGCATTACCGGCAGGTAAACATACCAATGACCTTCAGCCGCAATGCCCATCTGGTCACGCAGAACCAGTGGCATCACCACGAACGTTGACGTCAGCACCGAATGCAAAATAAAAATACCGGCGTTGAGACGCAACAACTCCGGATTGAACAACACGGTTTTGAACTGCGCGGGTATCGGTTGCGCGTCGCGATGAAATCGACTGCTGATCGGCGTGGGCACCACCGTGTACAAGGCCACGATCGCCAGCAAGGCCAGAATTCCCGTCATCCAGAAAATGCCTTGCACACCAATCAAGGTATTTAGAAACGGCCCGGCCACCAGTGATCCGGCGAACGAGGCACCAATGGAAATACCGATGATGGACATGGCCTTGACCCGATTTTCTTCACGGGTCAAATCCGCCGTCAGCGCCATCACCACTGCCGCAATCGCCCCAGCCCCTTGCAGCGCCCGCCCCAATATCACCCCCAGCATTGTGTCCGACATTGCGGCCACCACCGAGCCCAGGGCAAAAATCAACAGCCCCAAAGCAATCATCGGTTTGCGACCAAACCGGTCTGACAACATGCCAAACGGAATCTGGAACAGTGCCTGCGTCAAGCCGTAAATTCCCACCGCCAATCCCACCAGGGTCGGCGTCACGCCTTCCAGATGTTCTGCATACAGCGCAAACACGGGCAAAATCATAAATAGCCCCATCATGCGCAAGGAGTAAATTCCTGCCAAAGATACCGCTGCACGTCTCTCGGTCTTGGACATCGTGACTGTCGACGCTGTTGTTGTTTTTGATTTCACCTTAAGACTCACCTGTATTTCTTACTGAATTCAATTTTGCGTCTGCGACGCCAAACACCGTAATATAGCAAGTTTCGTTGTATAGCCGAAGCTGATATGGACAAGATAACCCTCAGAGGTGCTCGCACCCACAATCTCAAGAACATTGATCTTGAGCTTCCCCGCGATAAATTGATTGTTTTTACCGGTCTTTCCGGTTCGGGCAAGTCCTCGCTGGCGTTTGACACCATTTATGCTGAAGGCCAGCGTCGCTACGTCGAATCGCTGTCTGCCTATGCCCGGCAATTTTTATCGGTCATGGAAAAACCCGATATCGATCACATCGAAGGTTTGTCGCCGGCAATTTCCATCGAACAAAAATCCACCTCGCACAACCCTCGTTCCACTGTGGGTACCATTACCGAAATTTACGACTACCTGCGTCTGCTGTTCGCTCGTACCGGCGAACCCCGTTGCCCGGAACACGGCACCGGCCTGGCGGCACAAACGGTCAGTCAAATGGTTGATCAAGTAATGGCACTGCCTGAGGGGGGGCGGTACATGATGCTCGCCCCGGTGGTGCAGAACCGCAAGGGCGAACACCTGCAACTGCTGGCGGAGCTGCGCACCCAGGGATATGTGCGCGTGCGCATCAACGGCGAAATCGTCGAACTGGATGTGGTGCCTGAACTCGACCGCCAAAAAAAGCACGACATTGATGTTGTGGTTGATCGCTTTAAA includes the following:
- a CDS encoding glycine C-acetyltransferase, with amino-acid sequence MSYKTAKQSLAQDLEDIKKAGLWKNERVIASPQANDISLASGAEVVNMCANNYLGLANHPEVIAAAKESYDDWGFGLASVRFICGTQAIHKKLEAEVSKFLGMEDTILYAACFDANTGLFETILNEQDAVISDELNHASIIDGVRLCKAARYRYKNNDMADLESKLKEAKSNGARRILITTDGVFSMDGTVAQLDKICDLADHYDAMVHHDDCHAVGFMGKTGRGVHEHHNVMDRVDIITGTFGKALGGGSGGYTSGRREIIDMLRQRSRPYLFSNTLAPAICAASLKVLEMLSHSTELRDRLFDNTRYFRSGMRKAGFIIADGEHPIVPVMLGDAVLAQKMSQKLLERGIYAVGFFYPVVPQGKARIRTQISAAHTRQDLDKAIAAFTDVYAELVRDKN
- the tdh gene encoding L-threonine 3-dehydrogenase, which translates into the protein MKALVKKHASEGIWLEDVPLPVVGNNDVLIKVQRTAICGTDVHIYNWDAWAQKTIKVPMTVGHEFAGVIVDMGANVTGLNVGDLVSGEGHIVCERCRNCLAGRRHLCPHTVGVGVNRTGSFAEYVAIPAKNVFRPAFKLPAEVLACFDPYGNAVHTALSFDMVGEDVLITGAGPIGIMAAMVADHVGAHKIVITDINDFRLGLAKQMVPRITAVNVAQQQVSADFMHSLGIVEGFDVGLEMSGSPQAFRTMLDRMINGGRIAMLGIMPNDTGINWTDVVFKGLFIKGIYGREIFETWYKGMMLVQTGLPLDKMITHRFHYTDFQQGFDVMRSGQSGKVVLSWAD
- a CDS encoding HDOD domain-containing protein, whose product is MTTTDSSPSADKMESMLNGIKIPPQPKVLSELREQAGKGFPNMQLVAQIISRDVSLSASVIKIINSPFYGLNQRVSSIQQAVMLLGADKLMGLATAAALRQTIKGKGSISIEKFWERAADIANLCMGLARSCHYSKLDEFYALGLFHDSGVAMLAQHFPNYKEIQAEANTTRESITDVEDKHYQTDHATIGYFLSKSWYLPDAVAHTIRDHHDLDHLLLPGAENDERNGMMCILRMATNIHYSANRVSSEPDWDIIGSQILGYMQIQEEEYEDMILDMTDKLAASR
- a CDS encoding MFS transporter encodes the protein MSKTERRAAVSLAGIYSLRMMGLFMILPVFALYAEHLEGVTPTLVGLAVGIYGLTQALFQIPFGMLSDRFGRKPMIALGLLIFALGSVVAAMSDTMLGVILGRALQGAGAIAAVVMALTADLTREENRVKAMSIIGISIGASFAGSLVAGPFLNTLIGVQGIFWMTGILALLAIVALYTVVPTPISSRFHRDAQPIPAQFKTVLFNPELLRLNAGIFILHSVLTSTFVVMPLVLRDQMGIAAEGHWYVYLPVMLVAFIGMVPFVIVAEGKRRIKQVFAGAIGTMVLAEVLLVTELHSMVFLLAALVLFFVAFNVLEAILPSLIVKVAPSHIKGTAMGVYSTSQFLGAFCGGVMGGTLFGHFGVESVFIFATLMLMLWLSLAATMRSPRYLGSFMVRVGPVDEERAHQLVIEFTKIPGVAEAVVIPEDQIAYLKVDNKSVDRDALMKYSVDVVEHDPDKK